A stretch of Chionomys nivalis chromosome 2, mChiNiv1.1, whole genome shotgun sequence DNA encodes these proteins:
- the Ceacam16 gene encoding carcinoembryonic antigen-related cell adhesion molecule 16 codes for MALAWCSWFFLSVWMLNTRAEISITPDPAQPAEGDNITLVVHGLSGELLAYNWYAGPTLSLTFLVASYIVSTGDETPGPAHTGREAVRPDGSLAIHGALPGHTGTYILQTLNRQFQTEVGYGHMQVYEILASPTVMANDTALVERRDTLRLVCSSPSPAEVRWFFNGDALPVAVRLGLSPDGRMLTRHGVRREEAGAYQCEVWNPVSVSRSEPLNLTVYFGPERVAILQDSTTRTGCTIKVDFNTSLTLWCVSRSCPEPEYVWAFNGKALKNGLDHLNISSMTAAHEGTYTCIAKNSKTLLSGSASVVVKLSAAAMAMMIVPVPTKPMEGQDVTLTVQGYPKDLLVYAWYRGPASEPNRLLSQLPSGNWIAGPAHTGREVGFANCSLLVQKLNLTDAGRYTLKTVTLQGKTDTLEVELQVAREPQILAQAERGGGVRGRRGGRGCGRILLLTDNLLVPAPGPLAQPWSSRSSSNNSSSSSTHTAGH; via the exons TCTGGATGCTGAACACTAGGGCTGAGATCTCCATCACTCCTGATCCCGCCCAACCTGCAGAAGGAGACAATATCACCTTGGTGGTCCATGGGCTTTCCGGGGAATTGCTTGCCTACAATTGGTATGCAGGGCCTACACTCAGCCTGACCTTCCTGGTGGCCAGCTACATTGTCAGCACTGGTGATGAGACCCCTGGACCAGCCCACACAGGGCGGGAAGCTGTGCGCCCCGATGGCAGTCTTGCTATCCATGGTGCCCTGCCTGGGCACACGGGCACCTATATCCTACAGACCCTTAACAGGCAGTTTCAGACGGAGGTGGGCTACGGACACATGCAGGTCTATG AGATCCTGGCCTCTCCCACGGTCATGGCCAACGACACGGCGCTGGTGGAGCGTAGGGACACCCTTCGTCTAGTGTGCAGCAGCCCCAGCCCCGCTGAGGTCCGCTGGTTCTTCAATGGCGACGCTCTGCCTGTTGCTGTCCGCTTGGGCCTCTCTCCCGATGGCAGAATGTTGACCCGGCATGGCGTCCGCAGGGAGGAGGCAGGCGCCTACCAGTGTGAGGTGTGGAACCCTGTCAGCGTCAGCCGCAGCGAACCCCTGAACTTGACCGTATATT TTGGCCCTGAACGAGTGGCTATCCTCCAAGATTCCACCACCCGTACGGGCTGCACCATTAAAGTGGACTTCAACACGTCCCTCACCCTGTGGTGTGTGTCCCGGTCCTGTCCTGAGCCAGAGTATGTGTGGGCCTTCAACGGGAAGGCTTTGAAGAATGGCCTGGATCACCTGAACATCAGCAGCATGACGGCAGCCCACGAGGGCACGTACACATGCATTGCTAAGAACTCCAAGACTCTACTCTCCGGCTCTGCCTCTGTGGTGGTCAAGCTGTCCG CCGCAGCCATGGCCATGATGATTGTGCCTGTACCGACTAAACCAATGGAGGGCCAGGATGTGACCCTGACCGTCCAGGGCTACCCCAAGGACCTGCTAGTCTATGCCTGGTACCGTGGACCCGCTTCAGAGCCCAACCGATTGCTCAGCCAGCTGCCGTCGGGGAACTGGATCGCCGGCCCTGCACACACGGGCCGGGAGGTGGGCTTTGCCAATTGCTCACTGCTGGTGCAAAAGCTGAACCTCACGGACGCCGGGCGCTACACACTCAAGACCGTCACACTGCAGGGCAAGACTGACACGCTGGAGGTGGAGCTACAGGTGGCCCGTGA ACCCCAGATCCTGGCACAGGCTGAGCGGGGCGGAGGGGTCCGCGGGAGGCGCGGTGGGCGGGGCTGCGGGAGGATCCTCCTGCTGACTGACAACCTCCTCGTCCCCGCCCCCGGTCCTCTTGCACAGCCCTGGAGTAgccgcagcagcagcaacaacagcagcagcagcagcacccacACCGCAGGCCATTGA